AATAAAAGGCTTCAAAGCCATCTGTTCCTTTATCTTCTCAAGCAAGAAAGGGACTTGGCTCTATCTCCTACTCTTCAGTGGAGGTCTGGCAGTGACTTTTGCATTAGCTTCCGGAGGCAAGCTAGTAGACGGAGCTCTGCTTTCATTTATTGGATCCTTTATCTACCTCATGACCATGGCTGGTGGCATGGAAGAGCCTGGCTGGCGAGGCTTTCTGCAGCCGGCTTTGGAAAAGAAGTTCTCTATGCTTATCGCCTCCTCAATAACTGGACTAGCTTGGGCTTGCTGGCATATTCCTCTCTGGTTTTATGACCGCTTTTATGATCGGAGTCAGAATCCCTTTCTAGTCTATACCATTGTAACTATAATCCAGTCTATCTGGTTTGCTGCGCTGCATAAGAAGACGAAATCCGTCCTTGCCTGTATGATTTTCCACGCCCTGCTAGACATTCTGATAGAAACCTTTGTCGGCATCAACCTAGCTGATAAGTTTGATTTTTCTCAGGTCAACTCCCTCTTTTACCTTGGCGGCTTGGGCATTCTGACCCTTTACAGTATTTATCTCTGGTATCGGGCGGATAAAGAAGAGAAAAACTCATGACTAAAAAATAAGAATAAGCTGATTCTAAAATTAAAAGGAGACTGTACAATTATCTGACCTTAGCTCATGTGAATCTTTGAGTCGAACAGAAAGGAAATGCTATGAAAAAATCATTTATTCTGATACTTTTAACGATTATAACTCTAGGAATCTTCCGGCCGAGCGCTGCTTTAGCTGACTCGCAGAAGTTGCCGTCTGGCACAGATCGCAGCCAAATTGGTCAGAAAATCCAAGACTTTGTCAAGGAACATGAAAAGACAACGGCCGGTATGGCAACAGCAGTCTTTGATAAAAACGGAACCATCTACAAGGGAAATTTTGGCTATGTGGATAAGGAAAACAAAGTCAAAGTTGACGATGACAGTGTTTTTGAATGGGCTTCAATCACTAAACTGACGGTCTGGGTGTCGGTCATGCAGCTCTGGGAGCAAGGGAAGCTAGACTTAGAAGAAGACATCCGCACCTATTTGCCGGAAGGCTTTCTCCGCAATCTTCGCTACGATAAACCTATCACCATGCTGGATCTGATGAACCATCAGGCTGGCTTTGATGAAATGCCACTCTACAAAAAGGGAGATAAGAGCGACTTGGAAGAGCAGTTCCGCGATTACCAGCCTATTCAGTCCTTTGAGCCGGGTACGACGACATCATACTCTAACTACAGCACGGCTTTGGCATCCTATATCGTGGAGCGGATTTCTGGGCAGAAGTATGCAGACTATGTCCATGAGCATGTTTTTGAGCCGCTGGGCATGAATCGGACTGCTATCTTGCCTGACTTATCGGACAACGCTTACGTACAGGAAAAGCGCAAGGAGGATAAGGGCTATGATGACCAAGGTAAGCTCTTGGGAGATACACCATTTAAGCTCTGGATGTACCCAGTCGGAGGGGCTGTGGGGACTCTAGGAGACCTACAGAAATTCGCCCAGGCCTTGCTGGAACGTAAGGCGCTCTTTCATCGTCCAGAAACTTGGACCGAGCTTTACTCAACAACCTCTACCCACCCTGGTACGGATATTGTTCGTAATGCTCATGGCTTTTGGGCCAGTCACTATGGTGTTACCTTGCTGGGACACAGTGGTAATGCTGATGGCTTTTCTAGCTATCTTTACTTGGATCTGAAAAATGGCATCGGCCAAGTCATCTTAACCAATCAACTGTATGAACAAGTTTACAATGTTCAAATGCCGGAGCTGACATTTGGCAAGATGCAGACTGTCAGTGAAGCTACTAAAAAGCAGTTCAAGCCTGGCTCTTACCACTATCTGAGAAGCTATAATAGGGGGCCGCTGTCCTTCATGCTCATGATTCCCGGGGCAATCCAAAAGATTAACAAAGTCTCAGATCAGCCGGATCTGCAGAGCACTTTCTGGACTATTGACCGAAGCCAAGGTGCTGACCGCCTCGAATTTGGTGTCCTTAATGCAGAAAGGATTTCCGATTCAGTTCTCTTTAGGCATTATCTAGTCGTGTTTCTTGGAGGTCTGGCACTCGTGTTTGCTCTGGGAAATATCTTGATTAGTTTTCTGATTGGCGGTTTCCGTCTCATCCTGCGTAAAGCAAAAAGTTCGGTACCTCGCTCTTGGAAGGTCTGGAATTACCTGACTTCTTTAGGAATGCTGCTGTTTGCTGGAAATCTCATTCTGCTTTTACTGGCTGCCATGAATCAGGATTACTCAATTGTTCAATCTTGGAGTTAT
This window of the Streptococcus sanguinis genome carries:
- a CDS encoding CPBP family intramembrane glutamic endopeptidase, with amino-acid sequence MTNETRSKPQPKLVWPFLAWNFGWTWGFMLLAIILKNLWPENPPVLYLTLEGLLSSLSMFGPVLASLMVLKIKGFKAICSFIFSSKKGTWLYLLLFSGGLAVTFALASGGKLVDGALLSFIGSFIYLMTMAGGMEEPGWRGFLQPALEKKFSMLIASSITGLAWACWHIPLWFYDRFYDRSQNPFLVYTIVTIIQSIWFAALHKKTKSVLACMIFHALLDILIETFVGINLADKFDFSQVNSLFYLGGLGILTLYSIYLWYRADKEEKNS
- a CDS encoding serine hydrolase domain-containing protein codes for the protein MKKSFILILLTIITLGIFRPSAALADSQKLPSGTDRSQIGQKIQDFVKEHEKTTAGMATAVFDKNGTIYKGNFGYVDKENKVKVDDDSVFEWASITKLTVWVSVMQLWEQGKLDLEEDIRTYLPEGFLRNLRYDKPITMLDLMNHQAGFDEMPLYKKGDKSDLEEQFRDYQPIQSFEPGTTTSYSNYSTALASYIVERISGQKYADYVHEHVFEPLGMNRTAILPDLSDNAYVQEKRKEDKGYDDQGKLLGDTPFKLWMYPVGGAVGTLGDLQKFAQALLERKALFHRPETWTELYSTTSTHPGTDIVRNAHGFWASHYGVTLLGHSGNADGFSSYLYLDLKNGIGQVILTNQLYEQVYNVQMPELTFGKMQTVSEATKKQFKPGSYHYLRSYNRGPLSFMLMIPGAIQKINKVSDQPDLQSTFWTIDRSQGADRLEFGVLNAERISDSVLFRHYLVVFLGGLALVFALGNILISFLIGGFRLILRKAKSSVPRSWKVWNYLTSLGMLLFAGNLILLLLAAMNQDYSIVQSWSYMVFAGLGLFLAGCAVFPLFSKARKRLGKGRLFLTALTSLSALAIVVNILYWSLYQWWVM